The stretch of DNA GACCGCCACTGTATCAGAGGATCTAGTACCGCTTGGAGGAAAAGATAGGGCCTGGTGATCTCGCTGAGCAACCATACGCACACGAACTCTAATTTGTTGAACGGCAACGGTCCGTTCTGCACGACGCAGAGCAGCGTCCAGTCGAACATGAACCACAACAGTATGTGTACCAGATAGAAAACAAGCGAGTCCCACTCGAGTAGCACGCTGGCCGCCCAGGAAGCACAGGCACCCAACACAAAGCACTCGCTCAACGGTTCGAGGACGATCGTAGTCGGCAGCATGGCCACCCTGAGCTTCGCCCACCTTCTCAGCCTCGCCTGGAACGAGTGTAGCTCGCAGTGGCCGCTGTTCTGCAAAGCCGGCTGCGAGGAGACGGTGATCCGCCATCCGCGGTCGGTCAACGACTTCGCGTAGAAAAAGTCCTCGGCGAGATACACGCCGAACGTTTTCAAACCGCCCACCTCGTCGAGAGGTGCTTTCCGAAGCAACGCGGACATCCCCGTGTGACAGTTTATCCTGAGAAGATCCGCGGCGAGGTACATACGCGACTGTACAGTACCGAAGAAGATTTTCTCGTAGACAGCGGCGAAACCCTCGCGGTCGCACGTGAACGGCATCTGGTGAACCAGCGCGACGTTGTCGGTCATGTAGTTGACCATGTCGAGCAACGTGTCCTCCTTCATCTTGATCCCGCTGTCGCTGATCAGAACCAGCTCGTGTTTCGCCGCCTCGTACGCCGGTTGCATGTTGTTGATTTTCGGATTGACACCGACGTTACGACCGCCGGTGAACACGCGCGCCTCCACCTCCGGATATTTCTCGATCAGCTTGCGCACAAGCATCAACACCGGATCCGAATCGTCCTCGACGCAGAACAACAGCTCGTAACGGGGATACTCCATGATGAAGAACGTCTCGAGATTATTGAACAGATTCGGATCGACGCCCATCAACGGTTTTATTATCGACACGCCGGGCAACGGGATCTCGTAGGTTGGTACTTGGCTGACTTTACGGTGGAGTTTCCAACGGCCGGCTATCAACGCTAACACGTGAAGGATCCACATACCCGTCCAGAATATCATGAAGAATACCGCGAACCCGTACACGGTGTATACCATGGAGTTCATCTTCGAACGAGGTGGACCTCGTGTCACAGTTCGGAGAGGCCCGATCTCCGATACTTGTTTgtttcgtgttttttttttgtggtgtGCGCGCGGGCGCGCGTGATTACGATTAAACGATCCTCTCCTTCTGTCCGTGGATCCCGATTCTATCGACGATCTCGAAACCCGCCATCCTTCCGTAGGACGTGAACAATGCTCGCGGCATCATCGACGTTGTCGTCGTGCCGCGATCACGATACACGCGTCGTTTCGTATGCGTCCATCGGTGTAGCagatggaggtggaggaggaggaggaagaggagaaggaggaggaggaggagatcgTCACCGGAGGATCTCCACGGTGTTGTTGTAGCACCGTTTTCACGGTGATCAcaacgacgacgccgacgacggaTACGCGGCCATCGCTTCCAATACATTCACGCGCTAGCTCTCCTTGCAGTTAGGGTGGCCGTCCACGGGCTCCCAGCCACTCGAAACGCCGGCACGCTGTCGACGCTCGTGCaacctctgtctctctcccccgGTTACCGGCCGTCTTTCCTTTTCACCTTCCTCCTCGTTCCCGTTCCTGTTCTCGttcccgttctctctcgttcgtaCGGTGTCGAACGGAAAGAGGAACCACCGAGCGTGTTCACCGATCACTGACATACACGCGCGAGAGATACACCCTCTTCGTAGCGACCCACCAGCCACCGACGCACTCCCCGATTTTTCACGAATGCATTGAACTCGACCCTCTCGACCACGGTCCTCCGGAACACTGG from Halictus rubicundus isolate RS-2024b chromosome 8, iyHalRubi1_principal, whole genome shotgun sequence encodes:
- the Glct gene encoding ceramide glucosyltransferase; this encodes MNSMVYTVYGFAVFFMIFWTGMWILHVLALIAGRWKLHRKVSQVPTYEIPLPGVSIIKPLMGVDPNLFNNLETFFIMEYPRYELLFCVEDDSDPVLMLVRKLIEKYPEVEARVFTGGRNVGVNPKINNMQPAYEAAKHELVLISDSGIKMKEDTLLDMVNYMTDNVALVHQMPFTCDREGFAAVYEKIFFGTVQSRMYLAADLLRINCHTGMSALLRKAPLDEVGGLKTFGVYLAEDFFYAKSLTDRGWRITVSSQPALQNSGHCELHSFQARLRRWAKLRVAMLPTTIVLEPLSECFVLGACASWAASVLLEWDSLVFYLVHILLWFMFDWTLLCVVQNGPLPFNKLEFVCVWLLSEITRPYLFLQAVLDPLIQWRSRVYKLRWGGVAEEVKAKVKY